The segment TGCGTCTCGAAAAAATAACGAAACAGTATGCCAGTCTCAAGGCTGTCGATAAGGTCAGCATTGACATACCGCCGGCCAGTATTTTTGGCATTATCGGGCGCAGCGGCGCCGGTAAATCCACGCTGCTGCGTCTTATGGATCTGCTGGAAAAACCGGACTCCGGCGCGGTGTATCTCGGCGAACGGCGCGTGGACAGCCTGTCCGGGCGAGAGCTGCTGCTGGAACGGCGCAAAATGGGCATGATCTTTCAGAATTTCAATCTCTTTAGTTCGCGTAATGCGGCGGACAATATCGCCTACCCGCTGGAAATCGCCGGACTGTCCCGCAAACAAATCGACCTGCGCGTCAGCGAATTGCTCGAACTGGTGCAGATCGCCGACAAACGCCGGGCGCGTCTCCGCGAACTCTCCGGTGGCCAAAAACAGCGTGTGGCGATCGCCCGCGCGCTGGCGGCCAGGCCTCAGATTTTATTCTGCGACGAAGCGACCAGCGCGCTCGATCCGCAGACCACACGCTCGATCTTGACTCTCATTAAAAATCTGCAAAAATTTTTGCAGATCACGGTCATTGTGGTTACGCATCAAATGGAAGTCGTCCGCGCGATCTGCTCGCAAGTGGCCGTGCTGGAAGCCGGACGCGTGGCGGAGAGCGGCGCGGTCGAAAATGTGTTCGCCAGACCAAAAACTGCCGCCGCCCGGGAATTGCTGCATGCCGCCTGAGCTCCACGAAATATTCAGCCTGCTGCCGCAGGCAACACTGGAAACCATTTATATGACTTTTGTTTCGACAGCTTTGGCCTGTCTCCTCGGCCTACCGCTGGGCGTGTATCTTTTTGTGACTTCGCCGGCCGGCCTGTGCCCGCAGCGCGCGGCCTACAATATCCTCTCCCGCCTCGTCAATTTGTTCCGCTCTTTTCCTTTTATTATCCTGATGATACTTTTGATGCCTTTGTCGCGCCTGCTCATTCACACCAGTATCGGCCCGGCCGCGGTCATCATACCGCTGTCTATCGGCGCCGCGCCTTTTGTCGCGCGGGTCGTCGAGGCGGCGCTCGAGGAAGTGGACAAAGGCTGTCTGCTGGCCGCTCAGGCTATGGGGTCGACCGACTGGCAGATCATTCGCAAAGCGCTGATCCCCGAAGCCCTGCCCGCGCTGGTTTCCGGTCTGGCGCTGACCACGATCACGATCATCGGTTACACGGCTATGGCCGGCGCGATCGGCGGCGGCGGTTTGGGCGATCTGGCCATTCGCTTCGGTTATTACCGTTTTCGGCAGGACATCACGCTCGCGGCTGTTGTGGTCATCTTGATTTTGGTAGAATTAATACAATTAGCTGGTGTCCTGCTCAGCCGCGGTCTGCTGGCTAAAAGATAAGGCGGTCAGGTTTAAGCGTAAACTTCCTGCATTTTAGAAAGGGTGACATTTATGAAAAATCGTAAGGGACTGCTCCTGCTTTTCATTTCGATATTACTATTGCTGCTGGCCGGCTGTGCGCCAAAGGCGCCGAAAATTACGCTGACTATTGGCGCGTCGCCTGTGCCGCATGCGGAATTGCTCAATCTGGTCAAAAGCGATCTCGCCAAGGACGGCCTTGAATTAAAGATCGTCGAATTCACCGATTACGTGATGCCCAATGCCGCGCTGCTTTACGGCGACATCGACGCCAATTTTACCCAGCATCTGCCCTATCTCAACTCTAATCCCGAGTGGGCGGAAAAACTGCGTCCAGCTTTTGGCGTGCACATCGAGCCTTTTGGCCTGTATTCGCGGCGGCACAAAAGCATTGCCGACCTGCCCGACGGCGCGCTGATCGCCATACCCAACGACCCCACCAACGGCGGGCGGGCGTTGCTCCTGCTGGAAGCCCATAAACTGATCGCGCTACGAAAAGGCGCGGGTTTGAAAGCCACGGAAAAAGATATTGCCGTCAACCCGCGTAAATTTAAATTCCGCGCTCTGGAAGCCGCCCAGCTGCCGCGCGCGCTCATCAATGTCGACGCGGCGGCGATTAATGGCAATTACGCTCTGGACGCCGGTTTAAATCCGGTCAAGGATTCGCTTGTTATTGAAGGCGCGGACTCGCCTTACGTGAATATTGTCGCGGTGCGCAGCGGTCAGGAAAACGACCCGCGCATCTTGGCTCTCCAAAAAGCGTTGCTTTCGCCCAAAGTTAAGAAGCATATAGAAGCAACTTATCACGGCGGCGTGGTAGCGGTGTTTTAGTTTATTTTACTTGACAGCTTTTTCATTTTCACGTTATCATATTAAATATATAGGATTAATGTAATATACATTCAAGAAAGGAGGCTGAATAAACCCCAAGGGATTCGGCAAATGTTTTTTAGAAAATTTCAGGAGGCTAAAATGAAAAAATTGTTAGCGGTTTTGTTGCTGGTTTTCAGCAGCGCGCTGGTCGCCGCGCCAAAAGAAGGTTTGTGGGGCGAGCTGGACAAATGGAAAAAAGATTACAAATGGGTGGATTTGAGCTGGGAAGTCAGCCCGCAAACCCCGCATTGGTGGGGTTTTGACGCGCTGACCGTCACGCCCAAATATACTTTTGATGGCACGTTTAAAGATTTTGGCGAAAACGAAAACAATTCGTTCTCGGCTTCCCTTTATACCCTGCCCGGACAATACGGCACGCATACGGATTTTCCCGGCCATTTCGACCGTAAGGGACGCAAGAGCGGCAGTTACGGCCCGAAAGATCTGGCCTATGCGCTCGTGGTCATCGACAGATCCGCCGCGGTTAAGAAAAATTTCGACTATGCTCTGACCAAGCAGGACATTCTGGATTTTGAGGCCAAGCACGGCAAAATACCAGCCGGCGTTTTTGTGGTATTTCGCAGCGACTGGTCGAAGCGGTCTTTGAACAATTTTGAAGCCGTTGACGCTGACAACAACGCGCATTATCCGGGCTGGAGCATCGAGGCTTTGCAATTTTTGGTCAAGGAAAGAAATATCGCGGGCATCGGCCACGAGACGCCGGACACAGACCCCGCCGCTGTGGGCAACAGCGACGCCGGCATGATCGGCGAGAATTACATTTTAAGTCAAGGCCGGCTGAATGTTGAGCTGCTAAAAAATCTCGACCAGCTGCCGCCGACCGGCGCGCTAATTTTTATCACGTATCCGAACATCAAAGACGGCGTGGGTTTTACCAGCCGCGTGTTCGCTGTCGCGCCGAAGTAATTGCGGAAATGAAATAATGAAAAACCACTCTCACGTTTAAATTAATCTTAACATTAAGCGTGAGAGGGCTTATAATATAATTATGTTTCAGCATAAGATGATAAATATCTCCCCCCCCCCCCCGCACATCCAATCACTCGTTAGCCTTAATAAAAATAATAAGTCCTTTTTATTGAAAGGGGTTTATTATTTATGAAAAAAATTTTAAAAAAGCTTAGAGCATTTTGGTGGAGTGGTGAGCAATTTCAGCCACAAAAAATTCATAGAAATTACGCTAAGTATGAAACCAAACAGAGATTGGAAAATCCAATTTATTTGGAACGTTATGGTTTTAAGGTTTTTTCGCAAAATGACGAAGACGGAATTATTGAAGAAATATTCAATAGAATAGGGACTACAAATAAAAAATTCGTGGAGTTTGGCGTACAGAATGGTCTGGAAAGCAATACCCACTTTTTATTGCATAAAGGCTGGAAAGGAGTCTGGATTGAAGGAAATAAAAGGGCTGTCGAAGAACTGCGTTTGTTCTTTAAGAAACCTCTAAAAGACTCCAGACTTTCCGCCATAAATGCTTTTATCACAGCCGCTAATATAAATCAGCTTATCAGCCTTAACGAAAATTGCAGCGGTGAAATTGATTTGCTAAGCATTGACATTGACGGCAATGATTATTGGGTATGGGAAGCAATATCCTGCATAAAACCACGGGTGGTAGTTATAGAGTACAATGCGAAATTTCCGCCCGCGCATGAATGGGTGATGAAATATGACGAAAAACATATCTGGAGTGGAGACGACGAGCAGGGGGCCTCGCTAAAATCTCTGGAATTGCTAGGAGAAAAACTTGGTTATCAACTGGTTGGAACAAATATGACTGGAACAAACGCTTTTTTTGTAAAAAAAGAACTGGCCAAAAATTTATTCCCCCAGCCAGCCAAAGCCGAAAATCTTTACAATCCGACAAGATGGGATATGCGCTATGTTAGCGGACATCCAGCAAAAAAATATATAGGGAACTGAAATTTGGCGATCTGGCCGAGTTTACAGAATTACTGACTGAAAATTGCTTTCACATCTAAATCATTGTTAATATTCAGAGTTACTTCACATTGGTTTGTCGGTGTTAAGCCTATCCATTCAGAGAACGTTTTATCAGCCGCGTTTGGCGAAGATACGGCGTTCAAAGTCAAGGCCATGCCTCGCTCAAAAGACAACGCTAATATACTGCCGCTAACTGTTTGATTCCCGGAAGAAGTCACTTCCACATAGCCGTTGCCGGAAACGCTTACGGATAATTTAGCCAGCGGGTCGTCTGGTGTCGTGCTGCCGAGAAAAGTGTCTTTTTGCATCAAGCCACAGCCGGTCAGAACCAAGGCCAGCAGTACCGCAACTGCCAGCGCGGGAAGCATTGCTCTTTTTATTGCCATCATCAAACTGGAACCCCCATAAACTCGCTGTACTTATTATACTATATTCTGCTATAATTCGCCCCCTACAAAATAAAGGAGAAAATAATGACAAAGCAAGTAGCGCTTGAAGCACAGACGCGCGATGGGCTGGGCAAAGAAAAAGCGAAAAAACTGCGTGGGCAGGGTTTGATCCCGGCGGAATTTTACGGCAAAGGCACGGAAAACCTGCATCTCACTGTCGATCACAAAGAATTTGAAAAGGCTCTCAAAAATTCCGAAGCCAAATACAACTCGCTGTTCAAGCTGAGTATCAAGGACAAAAGCGAAGAGATCGTCCTGCTGCGCGATTACCACAAAGATCCGTTGACGGATCGTTTCTGGCATCTGGATTTTTATAAGATCGACACCAAGCATCCGATCTCGGTCAAGGTGCATATCAAGCTGGTCGGTGAGTGTCCGGCAGTCAAGGCCGGTCTGATGCTGGCGCAGGCCGTGCATGAACTGCCGATCAAATGTCTGCCGCTGGAGATCCCCACGGTCATTGAGGTTGATATTTCCAAACTGGAGAATGCTCACGACGCGGTGCGCATTGGCGATCTCCATCTGCCCAATATTACGATCGAGCTGCCAGCCGGGCAGGAAATCGTCCACGCCGAAGTGCCGCGCGAACTGAAGGTTGAAGAAACCGCAGTAGCAGCGACAGCCGAAGTGCCGGCTACAGAGCAAAAAGCGGAA is part of the Candidatus Margulisiibacteriota bacterium genome and harbors:
- a CDS encoding ATP-binding cassette domain-containing protein, whose protein sequence is RLEKITKQYASLKAVDKVSIDIPPASIFGIIGRSGAGKSTLLRLMDLLEKPDSGAVYLGERRVDSLSGRELLLERRKMGMIFQNFNLFSSRNAADNIAYPLEIAGLSRKQIDLRVSELLELVQIADKRRARLRELSGGQKQRVAIARALAARPQILFCDEATSALDPQTTRSILTLIKNLQKFLQITVIVVTHQMEVVRAICSQVAVLEAGRVAESGAVENVFARPKTAAARELLHAA
- a CDS encoding ABC transporter permease is translated as MPPELHEIFSLLPQATLETIYMTFVSTALACLLGLPLGVYLFVTSPAGLCPQRAAYNILSRLVNLFRSFPFIILMILLMPLSRLLIHTSIGPAAVIIPLSIGAAPFVARVVEAALEEVDKGCLLAAQAMGSTDWQIIRKALIPEALPALVSGLALTTITIIGYTAMAGAIGGGGLGDLAIRFGYYRFRQDITLAAVVVILILVELIQLAGVLLSRGLLAKR
- a CDS encoding MetQ/NlpA family ABC transporter substrate-binding protein — its product is MKNRKGLLLLFISILLLLLAGCAPKAPKITLTIGASPVPHAELLNLVKSDLAKDGLELKIVEFTDYVMPNAALLYGDIDANFTQHLPYLNSNPEWAEKLRPAFGVHIEPFGLYSRRHKSIADLPDGALIAIPNDPTNGGRALLLLEAHKLIALRKGAGLKATEKDIAVNPRKFKFRALEAAQLPRALINVDAAAINGNYALDAGLNPVKDSLVIEGADSPYVNIVAVRSGQENDPRILALQKALLSPKVKKHIEATYHGGVVAVF
- a CDS encoding cyclase family protein, translating into MKKLLAVLLLVFSSALVAAPKEGLWGELDKWKKDYKWVDLSWEVSPQTPHWWGFDALTVTPKYTFDGTFKDFGENENNSFSASLYTLPGQYGTHTDFPGHFDRKGRKSGSYGPKDLAYALVVIDRSAAVKKNFDYALTKQDILDFEAKHGKIPAGVFVVFRSDWSKRSLNNFEAVDADNNAHYPGWSIEALQFLVKERNIAGIGHETPDTDPAAVGNSDAGMIGENYILSQGRLNVELLKNLDQLPPTGALIFITYPNIKDGVGFTSRVFAVAPK
- a CDS encoding 50S ribosomal protein L25, yielding MTKQVALEAQTRDGLGKEKAKKLRGQGLIPAEFYGKGTENLHLTVDHKEFEKALKNSEAKYNSLFKLSIKDKSEEIVLLRDYHKDPLTDRFWHLDFYKIDTKHPISVKVHIKLVGECPAVKAGLMLAQAVHELPIKCLPLEIPTVIEVDISKLENAHDAVRIGDLHLPNITIELPAGQEIVHAEVPRELKVEETAVAATAEVPATEQKAEGDAPKAEAGKETKPEAKKEEPKK